In Osmerus mordax isolate fOsmMor3 chromosome 23, fOsmMor3.pri, whole genome shotgun sequence, one DNA window encodes the following:
- the hdac8 gene encoding LOW QUALITY PROTEIN: histone deacetylase 8 (The sequence of the model RefSeq protein was modified relative to this genomic sequence to represent the inferred CDS: inserted 1 base in 1 codon), with amino-acid sequence MSYKGDSDDDSQIKRKVAYIYSPQYIQTCDSLSKVPNRASMVHSLIEAYGLLKHMSVVKPHVATIEEMAKFHTDAYLEHLHKISQDGDNDDPQSGDFGLGYDCPVVEGIYDYAAAVGGATLTAAQCLXDKRCEVAVNWAGGWHHAKKDEASGFCYVNDAVLGILKLREKYERVLYVDVDLHHGDGVEDAFSFTSKVMTVSLHKFSPGFFPGTGDLCDTGLGKGRWYAVNVPLEDGIKDDRYYSLFTSVMQEVRALFNPEAVVMQLGADTMAGDPMCSFNMTPLGVGQCLSYTLGWDLPTLLLGGGGYNLANTARCWTYLTATVLGKTLSSEIPDHEFFTEYGPDYSLEVSPSCRPDRNETKHLQQVISTIKGNLKNVV; translated from the exons ATGAGTTACAAAGGAGATTCTGACGATGACTCTCAAATCAAACGCAAGGTTGCTTATATCTACAGTCCGCAATACATTCAGACATGCGACTCCTTGTCTAAAGTCCCCAACCGG GCTAGCATGGTTCATTCCTTAATAGAAGCATACGGATTACTGAAACATATGAG TGTTGTAAAGCCCCATGTCGCCACTATTGAGGAGATGGCCAAGTTTCACACAGACGCCTATCTGGAGCACCTCCATAAGATCAGCCAGGACGGAGACAACGACGACCCACAGTCCGGCGACTTCGGGCTGG gTTATGACTGTCCTGTAGTGGAGGGCATCTATGACTATGCCGCGGCAGTAGGGGGCGCCACCCTCACGGCTGCCCAGTGTC CTGACAAGAGGTGTGAGGTCGCCGTCAACTGGGCCGGGGGCTGGCACCATGCCAAGAA AGACGAGGCCTCAGGGTTCTGCTACGTGAACGATGCTGTTCTGGGGATCCTGAAGCTGAGGGAGAAATATGAGCGGGTGCTGTATGTGGACGTGGACCTTCACCATGGAgacg GAGTGGAAGATGCCTTCAGCTTCACGTCCAAGGTGATGACGGTGTCCCTTCACAAGTTCTCTCCTGGATTCTTCCCAG gtaccGGGGACCTCTGTGACACGGGTCTGGGTAAAGGTCGCTGGTATGCTGTCAACGTTCCGCTGGAGGATGGCATCAAAGATGACAGATACTACAGCCTCTTTACCAG cgTGATGCAGGAAGTGCGCGCGCTTTTTAACCCGGAAGCGGTGGTGATGCAGCTGGGGGCCGACACCATGGCGGGAGACCCCATGTGCTCCTTCAACATGACCCCCCTCGGGGTGGGCCAGTGTCTGAGCTACACCCTGGGCTGGGACCTGCCCACCCTGCTGCTTGGAggag gAGGGTATAACTTAGCTAACACAGCTCGTTGTTGGACCTACCTGACAGCCACAGTACTGGGCAAGACCCTGTCTTCAGAGATACCCGACCATGAG TTCTTCACTGAATATGGACCAGACTACTCGCTGGAGGTCAGTCCGAGTTGTCGACCGGACCGCAACGAGACCAAGCACCTGCAACAGGTCATCTCCACCATCAAAG GGAATCTGAAGAATGTGGTCTAG